The proteins below are encoded in one region of Helicoverpa zea isolate HzStark_Cry1AcR chromosome 21, ilHelZeax1.1, whole genome shotgun sequence:
- the LOC124640614 gene encoding uncharacterized protein LOC124640614, which yields MGKRKRSRSRSRSDIRRKVKKLERKLEKYKKCAPRSSSSETSDNPEREWSAAEFENTDNFTNPDDVFTLDDEEPLPGPSRLSAPPLPPSMSQATTTTKDTLTINNEELINEGQPVDEPSSLDPEILQILGEDPSNLKEYGEHLHKDLASRWSHIVTNGLNKEIKQELLKKYLTPENCKNLKAPKLNLEVKAALNDFNIKKDSYNQMKQNQLSSALTAIGSALNMILSSKDSSNQQLQQLIQPLSDAARLICDCHYKESVSRRFDITKILNKETKDMVKNSKIDEYLFGSDLADQLKSHKAIAKSGLEMKAVSTARVAFRQTPTTQTQRGALNARGTTRATAGGTRRNPTPRRPAPAPTRDRQYTQNTSNSGTTPRNYSSRARTTTRRRH from the exons ATGGGTAAAAGGAAACGTTCGAGATCGCGATCTAGAAGTGATATACGTAGGAAAGTGAAAAAATTGGAACGAAAACtggagaaatataaaaaatgtgcaCCAAGGTCATCATCGTCGGAAACATCGGATAATCCAG AAAGAGAATGGTCAGCGGCTGAATTCGAAAACACAGATAATTTCACAAATCCAGATGACGTTTTCACACTGGATGATGAGGAACCTCTGCCTGGCCCATCTAGATTGAGCGCCCCACCATTGCCTCCGTCAATGTCGCAAGCGACCACTACAACAAAAGATACCCTTACTATCAACAATGAAGAACTTATTAATGAAGGTCAGCCGGTGGACGAACCCTCTAGTTTGGATCCTGAAATCCTGCAGATTTTAGGTGAGGATCCTTCTAATCTCAAGGAGTATGGCGAACATCTTCATAAAGACTTAGCATCAAGATGGTCTCATATAGTAACGAATGGACTAAACAAAGAAATCAAACAGGAACTTTTAAAAAAGTACCTTACACCGGAAAATTGTAAAAACCTAAAAGCACCTAAACTTAACCTGGAAGTCAAAGCTGCACTAAATGACTTTAACATAAAGAAGGATTCCTACAATCAGATGAAGCAAAATCAGTTGTCAAGTGCACTTACCGCCATAGGATCAGCCTTGAATATGATACTTTCATCAAAAGATTCATCAAACCAGCAATTACAACAATTAATACAACCTCTTAGTGATGCCGCTCGTTTAATCTGCGACTGTCATTACAAAGAATCTGTGTCAAGAAGATTCGATATCACTAAgatattaaacaaagaaaccaaAGATATGGTAAAAAACAGTAAAATTGATGAATACTTGTTTGGATCAGATCTAGCCGATCAGTTGAAGTCTCACAAAGCTATTGCCAAGTCGGGGTTGGAGATGAAAGCAGTGAGCACCGCACGCGTGGCATTTAGACAAACTCCGACAACCCAAACACAACGAGGAGCTTTAAACGCGAGGGGGACGACGCGGGCAACTGCCGGCGGGACGCGTCGAAATCCCACACCCCGGAGGCCGGCGCCGGCGCCCACGCGAGATCGGCAGTACACGCAGAACACATCCAACTCCGGAACGACGCCGCGGAACTACAGCTCACGCGCACGGACGACGACGCGGAGGCGCCACTAA